A window of the Motacilla alba alba isolate MOTALB_02 chromosome 26, Motacilla_alba_V1.0_pri, whole genome shotgun sequence genome harbors these coding sequences:
- the MFSD4A gene encoding major facilitator superfamily domain-containing protein 4A isoform X2, which translates to MARNNKGWHVIWGWLKIKLWPGGNEHLRPRSGIPEARVTGWASSRARPATCSQPPSWPSSAGSALPGKSVLKIASLPQLKLAQSLLALFASSLAISLVFAIIPLCHNVVVLAVVMAVAGLAMGCIDTISNMQLVKIYQKDSAIFLQALHFFVGFGALLSPLIADPFLSDTNCILANGTANASSNLPHIRKSLVPHHPGNLSHYDLPMKGMVVTRVSYAFWIMALINLPVPIAVFFLLYKERMVPCFNHSSHPLLSADELALETRPGDKDELSTAGQRPHAAAGHEDLFSCCQSKNFQGVSFTYFAVHITGALVLFMTDGIVGEYSGFVYSYAVEEPLAVVHKVAGYLPSLFWGFITLGRLISIPVSYRMKPATMVFINVVGVLITFLLLLIFSSSVVFLFVGTASLGLFLSSTFPSMLAYTEDILQYRGCATTVLVTGAGIGEMVLQLLVGSIIHDRGSYSFLVCGMIFGCLAFTFYALLVFFHRMYPKPSPELDEASPEKAAVPEDTGQYQR; encoded by the exons ATGGCGCGGAATAACAAGGGCTGGCACGTAATTTGGGGTTGGCTAAAGATTAAGCTCTGGCCAGGTGGGAATGAGCACCTGCGGCCCCGGAGCGGCATTCCAGAGGCACGGGTCACAGGATGGGCGAGTTCCCGTGCCCGGCCGgccacctgcagccagcctcCGTCATGGCCGAGCTCCGCCGGCTCCGCTCTGCCTGGAAAGAGTGTTCTAAAAATTGCCAGCCTTCCCCAGCTAAA gctggcccagTCCCTGCTGGCCCTGTTTGCCTCGTCCCTGGCCATCTCGCTGGTGTTTGCCATCATCCCCCTGTGCCACAACGTGGTGGTGCTGGCCGTGGTCATGGCCGTGGCCGGGCTGGCCATGGGCTGCATCGACACCATCTCCAACATGCAGCTGGTCAAGATCTACCAGAAGGACTCTGCCATCTTCCTGCAG gccctgcacTTCTTCGTGGGTTTcggggctctgctgagcccccTGATCGCCGACCCCTTCCTGTCGGACACCAACTGCATCCTGGCCAACGGCACGGCCAACGCCTCCAGCAACCTGCCGCACATCCGCAAGTCCCTGGTGCCGCACCACCCCGGCAACCTGTCCCACTACGACCTGCCCATGAAGGGCATGGTGGTGACACGCGTGTCCTACGCCTTCTGGATCATGGCCCTCATCAAT ctgccagtgCCCATCGCTGTGTTCTTCCTGCTCTACAAGGAGCGGATGGTGCCCTGCTTCAACCACAGCAGCCACCCGCTGCTGTCAGCTGATGAGCTGGCCCTGGAGACACGGCCTGGGGACAAGGACGAGCTCTCCACCGCCGGCCAGAGACCCCACGCAGCTGCAG GTCACGAGGAtttgttcagctgctgccaaagcaAGAACTTCCAAGGGGTTTCCTTCACCTACTTCGCCGTGCACATCACCGGGGCTCTGGTTCTCTTCATGACTGACGGCATCGTG GGAGAGTACTCGGGCTTCGTGTACAGCTACGCCGTGGAGGAGCCGCTGGCCGTGGTGCACAAGGTGGCTGGGTACCTGCCCAGCCTCTTCTGGGGCTTCATCACCCTGGGCAGGCTCATCTCCATCCCCGTGTCCTACAGGATGAAGCCAGCCACCATGGTCTTCATCAACGTG GTCGGGGTCCTCAtcaccttcctgctgctcctgattTTCTCCTCCAGCGTGGTTTTCCTGTTCGtgggcacagcatccctggggctgttcctcagcagcaccttccccagCATGCTGGCCTACACCGAGGACATCCTGCAGTACAGAG GTTGTGCCACCACCGTGCTGGTGACTGGAGCTGGCATTGGAGAgatggtgctgcagctgctggtgggcTCG ATTATCCACGATCGGGGCAGCTACAGTTTCCTGGTCTGTGGGATGATCTTTGGATGCTTGGCCTTCACCTTCTACGCCCTGCTGGTGTTTTTCCACAGGATGTACCCCAAGCCCTCCCCAG AGCTGGACGAGGCCTCCCCggagaaagcagcagtgccCGAGGACACGGGGCAGTACCAGCGCTGA
- the MFSD4A gene encoding major facilitator superfamily domain-containing protein 4A isoform X1, producing MERSPAPPGPGGGASARRGGTGATSRKGGAGPGTAAGRRRGRSRSPAPELQQRGRPAPPPPPRTMWWDERVSARFRRNLQPTLTYWSVFFSFGLCIAFLGPTLLDLRCQTQSSLSQITWVFFSQQFCLLLGSCLGGVFKRTLAQSLLALFASSLAISLVFAIIPLCHNVVVLAVVMAVAGLAMGCIDTISNMQLVKIYQKDSAIFLQALHFFVGFGALLSPLIADPFLSDTNCILANGTANASSNLPHIRKSLVPHHPGNLSHYDLPMKGMVVTRVSYAFWIMALINLPVPIAVFFLLYKERMVPCFNHSSHPLLSADELALETRPGDKDELSTAGQRPHAAAGHEDLFSCCQSKNFQGVSFTYFAVHITGALVLFMTDGIVGEYSGFVYSYAVEEPLAVVHKVAGYLPSLFWGFITLGRLISIPVSYRMKPATMVFINVVGVLITFLLLLIFSSSVVFLFVGTASLGLFLSSTFPSMLAYTEDILQYRGCATTVLVTGAGIGEMVLQLLVGSIIHDRGSYSFLVCGMIFGCLAFTFYALLVFFHRMYPKPSPELDEASPEKAAVPEDTGQYQR from the exons atggagaggagccccgctccgcccggcccCGGAGGCGGAGCCAGCGCCCGGCGCGGCGGGACCGGAGCCACATCCCGCAAAggaggagcggggccgggcacggcagcggggcggcggcggggccggagccggAGCCCAGCGCCGGAGCTCCAGCagcggggccgccccgcgccgccgccaccgccgcgcACCATGTGGTGGGACGAGCGGGTGTCGGCGCGGTTCCGGAGGAACCTGCAGCCCACCCTCACCTACTGGAGCGTCTTCTTCAGCTTCGGCCTCTGCATCGCCTTCCTGGGGCCCACGCTGCTGGACCTGCGCTGCCAGACCCAGAGCTCGCTCTCGCAGATCACCTGGGTCTTCTTCTCgcagcagttctgcctcctgctcGGCAGCTGCCTCGGAGGGGTCTTCAAGAGGAC gctggcccagTCCCTGCTGGCCCTGTTTGCCTCGTCCCTGGCCATCTCGCTGGTGTTTGCCATCATCCCCCTGTGCCACAACGTGGTGGTGCTGGCCGTGGTCATGGCCGTGGCCGGGCTGGCCATGGGCTGCATCGACACCATCTCCAACATGCAGCTGGTCAAGATCTACCAGAAGGACTCTGCCATCTTCCTGCAG gccctgcacTTCTTCGTGGGTTTcggggctctgctgagcccccTGATCGCCGACCCCTTCCTGTCGGACACCAACTGCATCCTGGCCAACGGCACGGCCAACGCCTCCAGCAACCTGCCGCACATCCGCAAGTCCCTGGTGCCGCACCACCCCGGCAACCTGTCCCACTACGACCTGCCCATGAAGGGCATGGTGGTGACACGCGTGTCCTACGCCTTCTGGATCATGGCCCTCATCAAT ctgccagtgCCCATCGCTGTGTTCTTCCTGCTCTACAAGGAGCGGATGGTGCCCTGCTTCAACCACAGCAGCCACCCGCTGCTGTCAGCTGATGAGCTGGCCCTGGAGACACGGCCTGGGGACAAGGACGAGCTCTCCACCGCCGGCCAGAGACCCCACGCAGCTGCAG GTCACGAGGAtttgttcagctgctgccaaagcaAGAACTTCCAAGGGGTTTCCTTCACCTACTTCGCCGTGCACATCACCGGGGCTCTGGTTCTCTTCATGACTGACGGCATCGTG GGAGAGTACTCGGGCTTCGTGTACAGCTACGCCGTGGAGGAGCCGCTGGCCGTGGTGCACAAGGTGGCTGGGTACCTGCCCAGCCTCTTCTGGGGCTTCATCACCCTGGGCAGGCTCATCTCCATCCCCGTGTCCTACAGGATGAAGCCAGCCACCATGGTCTTCATCAACGTG GTCGGGGTCCTCAtcaccttcctgctgctcctgattTTCTCCTCCAGCGTGGTTTTCCTGTTCGtgggcacagcatccctggggctgttcctcagcagcaccttccccagCATGCTGGCCTACACCGAGGACATCCTGCAGTACAGAG GTTGTGCCACCACCGTGCTGGTGACTGGAGCTGGCATTGGAGAgatggtgctgcagctgctggtgggcTCG ATTATCCACGATCGGGGCAGCTACAGTTTCCTGGTCTGTGGGATGATCTTTGGATGCTTGGCCTTCACCTTCTACGCCCTGCTGGTGTTTTTCCACAGGATGTACCCCAAGCCCTCCCCAG AGCTGGACGAGGCCTCCCCggagaaagcagcagtgccCGAGGACACGGGGCAGTACCAGCGCTGA